From one Paenibacillus sp. FSL K6-1330 genomic stretch:
- a CDS encoding VOC family protein: MSAIGPDFISLQVSNLESSAEFYQNYLGLVRSQAGPPHAVVFETKPIAFALRDLLPETELGSGNQPGLGVALWLHAPNTQEIHDKLIAAGVKITSSPIDGPFGRTFTFADPDGYLVTLHSKA, encoded by the coding sequence ATGTCAGCAATTGGACCCGACTTCATTTCACTTCAAGTGAGTAATCTTGAAAGCTCTGCAGAATTCTATCAAAACTATCTTGGACTAGTTCGCTCACAGGCAGGGCCACCTCATGCTGTAGTCTTTGAAACAAAGCCTATTGCATTTGCTCTTCGTGACCTGTTGCCTGAAACAGAACTCGGTTCAGGTAATCAGCCTGGACTTGGTGTCGCTCTGTGGCTTCATGCCCCCAATACGCAAGAAATCCACGACAAGCTTATTGCAGCAGGCGTAAAGATTACATCCTCACCAATAGATGGACCATTCGGACGAACTTTTACATTTGCCGACCCAGACGGTTACCTAGTTACCCTTCACAGTAAAGCCTAA
- a CDS encoding 2-dehydropantoate 2-reductase N-terminal domain-containing protein — protein MSAKQDRILIFGAGVIGSMYAIKLIEAGFDVTLFAHSNRFKSLRENGLQYKEKGTVRSIQVNVIDTLENDDVYDFIFVAVRYDRSESALLALKDNQSKNIVTMTSNSIGFSSWLDIVGDRLLPAFPGFGGQIKDGVLHARFLPKIIAATAFGEINGVVTERIENLAKLFKTAKLPYVIKKDMQAYLITHSVSDIAMLSVLQSENKIMNKKTARTRKTARKITVTLKAYLKAIQKAGVSIDPPMLKMVLKFPNLFLDLFFMTWLGTKMVSDMMLPDYANNANNEIVQLSNDLMKFLSQNDIKTEIHVQ, from the coding sequence ATGTCAGCAAAACAAGATAGAATTTTAATTTTTGGTGCAGGTGTCATCGGGAGCATGTACGCAATTAAACTTATTGAAGCAGGGTTTGACGTTACCCTGTTTGCACATTCTAATAGATTTAAATCATTAAGAGAAAATGGCCTGCAATATAAAGAAAAAGGTACAGTTAGATCGATACAAGTGAATGTCATTGATACGCTTGAAAATGACGATGTATACGATTTTATTTTCGTTGCCGTTCGTTATGATCGGTCCGAATCGGCATTGTTAGCACTAAAAGATAATCAAAGCAAAAATATAGTTACGATGACTAGTAATTCAATTGGATTTTCTTCGTGGCTGGATATCGTAGGGGATAGACTTTTACCGGCTTTTCCCGGCTTCGGCGGACAGATTAAAGATGGAGTATTGCATGCTCGATTTCTACCAAAGATTATAGCGGCAACGGCATTTGGAGAAATTAATGGTGTAGTGACAGAACGCATAGAAAACCTCGCAAAATTATTTAAAACAGCAAAGCTTCCCTACGTTATTAAAAAGGATATGCAAGCGTATCTAATCACACATTCCGTATCAGACATTGCCATGTTGAGCGTTTTGCAATCTGAGAATAAGATAATGAACAAAAAAACAGCCAGAACCAGAAAGACGGCACGCAAAATAACAGTCACTTTAAAAGCGTATCTAAAGGCAATACAAAAAGCTGGCGTTTCAATTGATCCACCCATGCTTAAAATGGTGCTTAAATTTCCAAACTTATTTTTGGATCTTTTCTTTATGACATGGCTAGGAACTAAAATGGTTAGCGATATGATGTTGCCGGATTATGCGAATAATGCTAACAATGAGATTGTGCAGCTGAGTAATGATTTAATGAAATTTTTAAGTCAAAATGATATCAAAACGGAAATACATGTTCAGTAA
- a CDS encoding TetR/AcrR family transcriptional regulator, with the protein MKKQPQITEKTKQKFVEVFCELYSQKPIEKISIQEIANKSGYNRSTFYQYFTDIYELLDSVENDLLNDMKKELASKELSMHTVQDTLYCLDKREHLLVLSALLGDYGSTHFLKRLKKEITLDQLELNVPQNHSLTPYLIEFYLTTSLSLFRLWLQRQKDLSSEEFFKLVENLYSRGITPYFKE; encoded by the coding sequence ATGAAAAAGCAACCCCAAATAACGGAGAAAACAAAACAAAAGTTTGTAGAGGTTTTTTGTGAGTTATATAGCCAAAAGCCGATTGAGAAAATTTCGATTCAGGAAATTGCGAATAAGTCAGGATATAACCGCAGCACCTTTTATCAATACTTTACTGACATTTACGAATTGTTAGACTCTGTTGAAAATGACTTATTAAATGACATGAAAAAAGAATTGGCGAGTAAAGAACTATCGATGCATACGGTTCAAGATACGCTCTATTGTCTGGACAAAAGAGAACATCTCCTGGTTCTTAGTGCCCTTTTGGGCGATTATGGAAGTACCCATTTTTTAAAACGCTTAAAAAAAGAAATCACTTTGGATCAATTAGAATTAAACGTTCCGCAAAACCATTCCTTAACGCCATACTTAATTGAGTTTTACCTGACAACTTCCCTTTCTTTATTCCGTCTTTGGCTCCAGCGTCAAAAGGATTTATCGTCAGAAGAATTTTTCAAGTTAGTGGAGAACCTATATTCAAGAGGGATTACGCCCTATTTTAAAGAATGA
- a CDS encoding HIT domain-containing protein, with the protein MEKNEGIEQEKMKTYSHKPEGYECPFCRVNMGTKQRDNIYQNEYVTAFIASKWWPNNKGHVLVVPNQHFENIFELPADYAVEIHRAAQLTAFAMKSTYRCDGISTRQHNEPAGNQDVWHYHLHVYPRYVNDQLYLTKGSQTDPDERAYYADKLRSWIKENN; encoded by the coding sequence TTGGAAAAAAATGAAGGGATTGAACAAGAAAAAATGAAAACATATTCTCATAAGCCTGAAGGATACGAATGCCCATTTTGCCGTGTTAATATGGGAACTAAACAGAGAGATAACATTTACCAGAATGAATATGTAACGGCATTTATAGCGAGCAAATGGTGGCCAAACAATAAAGGACATGTTCTTGTTGTTCCTAATCAACATTTCGAGAACATTTTTGAACTCCCTGCGGATTATGCTGTTGAAATTCACCGTGCGGCTCAGCTTACCGCGTTTGCAATGAAAAGTACATATAGATGTGATGGGATTTCTACGCGGCAACATAATGAGCCTGCTGGCAATCAAGACGTGTGGCATTATCATCTCCATGTTTATCCTAGATATGTGAATGATCAACTTTATCTGACAAAGGGTTCTCAGACCGATCCAGATGAACGCGCTTACTATGCTGATAAGTTGCGTTCTTGGATAAAGGAAAACAATTAA
- a CDS encoding TetR family transcriptional regulator C-terminal domain-containing protein: protein MPKVVDHAQKRKLIAESAWNIIEEKGVEHASIRAVAAAAGLSPGALRHYFSTQDELLLFIVDYYLTRGVARAEERLEISPIPMKAAREILLQLLPLDAEKRTAVGVWWIFAIRSLTSLALQAKKDELTDGLHYLTKAVLEILAKAKLLPSSVDIQLETLRLASIVEGLTILALLRPELYTPETVEQIITRHLQELCS from the coding sequence TTGCCAAAAGTCGTGGACCACGCTCAAAAGAGAAAACTAATCGCCGAATCAGCATGGAATATCATTGAGGAAAAAGGGGTTGAACATGCGTCAATCCGTGCCGTTGCAGCTGCAGCAGGGTTGTCACCCGGCGCATTGCGGCATTATTTTTCAACACAGGACGAACTGTTGCTATTTATCGTAGATTATTATTTGACAAGAGGAGTTGCCAGAGCAGAAGAGCGCCTGGAAATAAGCCCTATTCCGATGAAGGCTGCGAGGGAAATTCTGTTACAACTGCTTCCTTTGGATGCGGAAAAACGAACTGCTGTCGGCGTCTGGTGGATCTTCGCCATCCGATCCCTCACGAGTTTGGCATTACAAGCTAAAAAAGACGAGCTCACTGACGGACTCCACTACTTGACTAAAGCTGTCCTTGAAATTCTAGCTAAGGCGAAGCTTCTCCCCTCTTCAGTGGACATTCAACTCGAAACATTAAGATTGGCCTCGATTGTGGAAGGCTTGACGATACTCGCATTGCTCCGCCCTGAGCTATACACACCGGAGACCGTTGAGCAGATCATCACCCGCCATCTTCAGGAGCTATGCTCGTAA